Genomic window (Zingiber officinale cultivar Zhangliang chromosome 2B, Zo_v1.1, whole genome shotgun sequence):
attttaaaatttcttaacaTTAATATAGATAagcttaaattaatttaacattgATTTCATACCAATTATACGATTACATTAAtgataaattaaacatttaaaagATTGCAaataatttcccttttatttatttttttatttaataattattatatcttactaattataaattttaataataaattataaatttaaagaatGCAAATAAGTTCCattcattcatttttttatttaatgatCCTTATATTTTACCaactatagaatttttttttgtgtaTTTATAAGTGAGAATGGCCCAAGATTTACTACATATTGCAATACTAAACTTTCACATCATGTTACTTCGTATTTTATGTCTGGTTTTTATTTCAATTGGTGGGGCACAAGCAAGATCATGGAACAAGAAAGCTAAGCATTCGTTTAAAACCATTCAGgtcatttttaatattttttataaattataaatgatgtttttattaaaattatttattttttgtcaGACAATAACTGGAGATTTATTTGACTGTGTTGATATGTATAAGCAACCAGCATTTAACCATCCTTTGTTGAAAAATCACACTCTTCAGGTATTGAGcattaaaaatataaatcaaacTGATATTTTGTTTTTTATTGCATTGTATAATTCATTCGGCCCTTTAACTAGCCTAATAATCTTTGCAGTTAAAACCAAGCAATCTTCCAAAAGGAATGAAGCTTGCAAAATCTAAACCGGCTTCTTTTTATGGATTCAATgatacttgtccttatggtactaTTCTCATCCACCGTCCTTGGAAACAAGATTTAATTGAGTCtcagatcttgaaaaaccaattTAGAGCACATGTTGCAGCTAACGACCAAATTAAAGGAAGCCACGtgagttattattattttttttatcacttttgttattattattattttaattcaatatttatagagttcaaagaTAAATAATATTTGCATATACATAGTATGCAATAATTCAATCTAAAAATGGTGGTCCATTTTATGGAGCGTATGCAAAAATGGCGACATATAAGCTTCCGGATCTACAAGCCGATCAAACATCATCCAGCACTATATATCTTTTTGGCGATACAAGGGTTCCAAACAATGAACTCAATGTGATCCAGGCTGGTTGGCATGTAAGctaatatataatatttattaatattgttTTATATCATCACTAATAGATATCTAATTTCACAGATGTCAACATCCTTGTACAATTCTAGTTATCCTCGATTTTTTACTTATTTGACTGTAAGtataaatctttcattttttattatatatatatatatattcaatgtGCTAGTTTTGTTagcgataaaatatttaattatatattttcagaGCGATGGGTATGAGACAGGATGTATAAATTTGCAATGTGGTACTGCTGGTTTTGTTAGCACCACTAATATTTATGGACCTGGAAGTTTTATTCAGCAATTTTCTACTTATGGCGGTGAACAGAAATATATATCCATACTAATCAGTAGggtaatttctttcttttttttaaaatgtgttttttttgaagtttaatccttattaataaattgtatattttcaTTTATAGGATAATAATACAGGGAATTGGTGGGTTACATATAATGATGAGCTACCACTTGGGTATTTCCCTAAGGAATTGGTTCCAAAGATGGATGATTATGCAGATGCAATGCAAATGGGTGGGCATGTTTACTCTCCCTCGAATGTGCCTAGTCCTCCGATGGGTAGTGGTCATCCAAGTAATGAAGGACGTAATAAAGCCGCTTATTTCATTCAAGTTCAGTTTGTGGATGAATCGAATAACTTGTTCGCTTTGAATGAAAATTATATTGAAGCTAAAGTTGATATCGGTGATTATTATAGCATATCGGATAATCATTATGTAGATGATAAAGATAAATATGTTTTTGCTTATGGAGGAGCTGGAGGCTTCAAATAAGAGATATCAATCCTCTGTGTAATAAATTATCCAAAGttcattaataaatttatatgaacTCTTTTTTTTGCTATTGTTCCATATTGttcaagaaaagttttttaaGTTTAGATCTATGTTTTTTAAAAGGAATTATTTTAGCCCAAAATAAGCCACTGGCTAAATTCAAAATGGATTCTTATCATGCCCAAACCCGACCGTCCATTGTGATATCAACCATTCTTTATTGTCAGGATCCTTTTCCAAATGTAGAGATTCTctcttttataaataaaataaaatatatttataattatttaataaattaagttTCAAACTATATAAATTACAAAcagattatttttatatttaaattttttttaaatagatttacTGATACATATAATTTTGTATCAAATTTCGTTATTactctgtatttatttttatttataaaaaataatttataaattctttttctaatttattttaacttccattttatttttatttttttgtatattatttttttatttaagtgaAATAAATTACTAATTTTGTAGCAAATctatttttgatttattaaaatttgaaactattttttttagtttattattgATATTAATTAGCCGGGATTGAATTTATTTTGTAGTTGCACCTTATATACACATTGAAAAAAATAGTGATAGCTGTGTATCTATCTATCATTTTGTTATACAACGCTAAATATTAAATGCCAAAATTTGCATAGGCTTGAGTTTCAAAGATAATAACTTCCCATGCTAGTGGTGTCAACTCAAGTAAAATGTTTTATATTGACTCTTTCAATACGATTCTTATTGTCAAGGGGATCATCTATAGTTTCCTGATTTATCTTTTTATAGTAGTTATGGAGACGACCGTGTAAAGCGTCCGAGGTCAACATATGATATTTTGCCTCATTATTATCATGGCAACACTTTGCATCTGAAATGCTCGTCCTAGTTTGGAAGACTGAGGCATCCAATTCTACTAGGTACATTAcaaaacctaaaaaaaataaCGACCAATATCCAAGTAAATTTCAAGGATGCACCAAACTTCACAGGTCAAAGTCTCATGGGCAAACACCATCCCCATGCCAATCAAATGGCATGCACAATATTATAGGAGTTGTCTGCAGCTGCTTGAGAAGGTTTTTGCAACAAGTAATTATCACAAGTTCCTCTAAAAAAATGTCTTGCTTCTTTCATTTTGTCTTGGTTGCCTTCTTTTCATGTTTTTCTTGGTTGCCTTATAACGATGTTTAGTTTGGTCATAGTTTTCATTTCTGCTAAAGATTCATTTGGGTTCAATCTGAAAAGAATCTAACGTATAAATGGGTTCAGTCTAATGAAAGAAGGTAAGTTCTACAAGGTCATATGCTTTTAATTAATCAACTAGTATTTGATAAATCAACCAAAGGAAGATATTTGATTAATCTTGGTATATACTACAAGGTCATATGCTTTCAACTAAGTAGAGCTTTTGCTAAATGTTTGAAATTTTTGGTCTTTTTATGTGCCAATAAAGAATAATAGGATCTTAATGATTTTACTAGTATTATGGACAACTAGTATGTGTATTATAGTATTGTTTGCCAAAGTATATCCAAAAATAGTGCTAACGATGTAATTTGTCTATCATTTTGTTACAGGCAACAAAATAAAACACTAACTCTAAAATACTAAATGTCAAAACTTACACACGCTTGAGTTTCAAGAAAACTGAAAGTAAATTGCTGGAAGCCTGGAAGCAGAACAAAACATCTCAATTGATAATAACTTCCCATGTTGGTGGTGCTAGCTCTCATGAAATTCTTTCATCAATCCTTTCATCATTGTGGCAAAAAGATGAATATATTCGTCCTCAGcgtccccgtcaacccgtcccaggaTCAATCCTTTCACCATGATTCTTATTGTTGTGGCAGCACATTGGTAAATGCTCATCCTAGTTTTGACAAGTGTAGGCATTCAATTCTACCAAGTACATTATATAACTATAAAAATGTGACAAGACCTATATCCAAGTGAATTTGGTACGAGAAAAGTAAGTCATTTCTTCGTATACTACATTAATGCTATCTGATTATAGTGTTGGATTTAATCTTCTATTAGGTGGGTTCACATTCAATTTATCATACGGATTATGCCGTTAAATACCAAACTCATTAAGTGATCTAACTCCGATTTATTGGGTTTCGGATTATTAAATGTGGATTAGATGCGTAGAACATTTTAACCTGATCTGTTATCATTGATGGGTTGATAACGGATACAGATCCTCTATATAAAGGATTAACTACGGATTATGTCGTTAAGATACCAAATTCGTTAAATGATCTAACTTCGGTTTATTGGGTTTAAGATTATTGAATGTGGATTAAAAGTGTAGAATTCTTTAGCCCGATCCGTTATCATTGATGAGTTAATAATGGATGCGGATTCTCTATATAAAGGATTGGTCCCCATTGGATTAGGACATTGATGTCGTGAATCGCAAGTGTACGATTTATtgtcaaataataaaatattgatccacaggaaagtaataaaatattgatccACAGGAATTGTTGATTAAATACTAGATGAGGTTGCAAGGCTAGTTATCTAGACGGTCCAAGTTGTGTCCaatcaagagaaagagaggaaagagagaaagggggagagagaaagcAAGTAATCACTCAGAGAAATTGGATTGGAGGAAAGATTCTATGATTCGGTTTTCCTATGATGATAGTTGATACTCTAAGTAATATTCACCTCCTTACCAACATGTTTACTTTCTTGTAGGAATTCTAACCAAATAAATGATACAAATCGGACTATACCAAAGAGTCTATCCCAAATTCAACGCTATTAGCAAAGAAGTAACACTAAAAAGTCCACATAAAGGGTTACCCATGTCACATGAGATCCCACGATCTTATAATCAAGATTACTCACTCCACTTTTTAACCTCTAATTGGGGCAAACCCATAAATCCCTAGTTAGTTAATCCCTTGCAGTGAATTAGCTCCATTTCAAGGTGATAACTCTAGAAAATCCGCTTAAAGGGATGCCCCCTGTCACATGAGGTCTTGCGATCAAACAGCCTAGAGCATCTTCTTTACATGGTAACCAATCCTCCACATTCAATTCTATTCACAACTCACACAATCAATCAAGCAAGAACAAGAAGCAAACATCTCATAGAATAGGGAAATAAACAAATACATAGTTTACACGTCAACAATTACATCATAGGTACTCTCTACTCCTAGAATCCAATGATCTACTCCATGACAAGAGAAATATAACCAAAAGACAAAGAGAATAGCATTTACAATCCCCAAAACAGAAACAAGAGGAGAAGAATGTTTATTAATGCGATGTCAGTCTTCTCAGATGAAATCCTTGCTTGGATGGTGGACGGATCATCGAAATCGGCCATGGAAAATGCTCTCCTAGGGTTTCCTAAAAAGAGCAGAACCCTCCTCCTCTGGTTAAGGGTCTTCTTGGGCCTTTTATAGCCCTACCAACCATTAAAAATGGTTGggaatgttggtgcaatcaacctcaagagttttgatattttataatatgtttaatggagcttggttaaggttgactagatgACTGCAAAtagtgttggtgcggaaagcatccgacgatcgaacctcagttttgataatggcaaagggattcaaagttaagattaattgttgtctaacgtacttgaatgagtgtttcaggaaagtcctaactgcggttaggcaggtgaaacccctagggggtggtaaccctaggtaaaggaaaatcctaggggacggtaaccctaggtcatagggggaggtaaccctatgcggaaagtcttggcgggtcggagcttcgggcaaaaatcctagggggcggtaaccctaggttgaaatcctggtgtcacgaaccgggtggaagtctagacgggtcgtggaccggacgtccagcatgaagaccggaagcaacggacgctaagcaaaagtccagtcaatctggaggatcgaactagcaaaggtaaactctcctgagaggagtaggtgagacacattccccgcagagggaacagtatgcgtcgggtcgacctagggtttccggtcggaaatctaaagtcagacccggacagtctggtgactgtcaaatatttatttatcatatttattatgtgctaactttgtgctataGGGTATTTTtagggactaacgtatcttgcagggaccaaagtgcattttacacctcggatgaacagtacccgaggcggcttcatagagcttggaggcgccttaggtaCAAGGCGGAAGTTGTCtgtagggctgtaaacgagccgagccgagccgagctttggggtgttcaagcttgtttgataagataaccgagccgagccgagccgagcttaaaatgaaccaagcttttgaaatgagtgttcaagcttggcttggtttattttttatgagcttgagcttgtttgaagcttggcttgagcttggttcgtttagatgttatcaagctctcaattcaagcttggcttgagcttgattcgagcttggcttgagcttggttcgtttagatgttatcaagctctcaattcaagcttggcttgagcttggtttgagcttggcttgagcttggtttgagcttggttcgtttagatgttatcaagctctcaattcaagcttgtttgattgtttgaagcttttaattgtttgattgattattaagattgataatttaaatttatttatttattatattttattttattgtttatttagcatattgaaaagaattttattaataaatattgttcgtgaacattgttcacaaacgttgttcacgaacgttaacgagctgaacacatatgtgttcaagcttgtttgtttagcttaacgagctgttcaagtttgtttgtttaattaatctaatgtatattgaacgaacataaacaagctcttaccaagccgaacaccaagcttgttcacgaacgcttggttcatttacagccctagttgTCTGCGggaaggagctggaggcgcctccatgggaatTTTTttcgcctttcattttttccctccaaaactattttcgaaaaatgataaaatatcgcatttagcaaaatttgatataatattttttaataatattttattatttttttcgaaatttgtgaattcctatttctattattttcccgcactactaatccaaaaccaagtcttggaataagttttattgtttttattttgcgagattccttcttaatggcctacgaagatggaTACAGTTCCACATGCCTACCACTTTTGTCCGGCGAGAATTTCAAATAttggaaagaccaggtggagcacCAACTGAAGACCGAAGCaaaaatatggaccatagtccatattggatttattctccccaccgaagaaggtgtacccatcacgTGTGACAAGtaggatgcacaaacaataagaacATTCGAgtcaaatgcaaaagcaacttgtattctcctatgcggactaacaaattcagatattgatcgagttggaaagttcaacaatgctaagaagctttgggagaaattgctcaagctttatgagatcccttcatagccagaagatcaaatagaacctgagtccgaatcTAAATTTAAATCCCTAGAGTCAACCtacgaaccagactcagaagaatcagtGCATACCGATTTCATAACATTGATGACTAAAGACGAGATATCtaaatctgagtcagaatttgaaatgacaacagtcaagggggagaatcctatcatgtatcctaaaggtaaaattataaattcaaattttaaatttcacataACTTGTTTCAAATGCAgagagagagggcactatagaaaccaGTGCCCTACTCGTAAGACTCGGCCGACACAACCAGATAAGAAGGAGAACTCGATCTGGAAAGGAAAGAAGCACATTGAATCCTCCAAGTGCAAACGAATCGATCACTGCAAAAGACAGtgtccagaaagaagacccaaggatcTAGGGGAAGAAATCAAGGTAAGCGAATTTACATTACATGAAAATCTAGTTTTTGCAACGCATGTTGTTCCCCTACCTAAATCTGCTTGTTCTAGTATATATTTCTCtagaaaattagatatgcatgctaattaTACAACGAATAGAGTTAATTCAAACCTAAACAAGAATAACTCAAAATTGTTTAATAAATGCCAGAAATTAGCTTTTAGAAAATTAGAGAAACAAAGTAATATCTTAAAAGATAAAAtcgataaattagaaaagattattaataatttaactaattcacaaaatctagacttgggttacaagtctaaggtaaaacttaaacactataaaccaagctataatcaagtaccttttaattataatctaaacttaaattaaactaaatccaATCTAACTTAATTAGATCTAaactaaatcaaacttaaatttgtTAACTTAACTAATAAACGTGCTTGGTGATTTCTTTTTGGACATAAGTTTGATTTACTCTTGtccagttaaacctaggggttttcaaaaagaaaattaaatatataatttctttgagagGTTCTGTCTAGGAAgaggtggatgatctcatacccaagaaggcttagtacctcgccacgaccttggaaccaatctttgaaatatgtatttaattgactagttggaaaatcaaagtttaactcaaatgtaaattaatccttagaaataatttaaatcaaatataAACATCTCAAAAATCTAATTAAGATTCTCTGATTGATAACGTAGGATCGGGTGAGATTGATCTAGGATAAACCTAATAAATCAACCTAATTAActctataatatatataaaaaaatccttttaaaaattattctaaaaatccttttcaaaataatattaaaaatcctttaaaaattattttcaaaatcctcttaaaaattattttaaaaatcctttaaaaaaatttattttaaaaatcctttaaaaagtattttaaaaatcctttaaaaagtattttaaaaatcctttaaaaaatttattataaaaaacctttaaaaagtattttaaaaatcttttaaaagttattttaaaaattcttttaaaatatattttgaaaatcctttaaaaattattttaaaaatcctttaaaaaattattttaaaaaatcctttaaaaatatattttaaaaatcctttaaaatttaattttaaaaattctttgaaaatttattttaaaaatatttttaaaaatctttgaaaaatcatttaaaatcattttaaaaattcttttaaaaatattttaaaaaccattttaaaaatcattttaaaaatcttttaaaaaatcattttaaaaatcctttaaaatttattttaaaaatcttttaaaaaacctttaaaaatcttttaaaatcttttaaaaatcattttaaattaaaatcatttaaaaatctttttaaaatcattttaaaaaatatttttaaaaatattttaaaaatcctttaaaaatcattttaaaaatattttaaaatcttttaaaaaatattttaaaatcttttaaaaatcattttaaaaatcctttaaaaaacattttaaaaatcttttaaaaatattttaaaaaatcccttaaaaataaattctttaaaaatctttttaaatcttttaaaaatcattttaaaaatcttttaaaaattatttgaaaaaacatttgaaaaacttatttaaaaattatttcaaagtcatttaaaaaatcatttgagaaacttattttcaaaattatttaaaaaattctttaaagaaTTCAATATCTTTAAATATTCCCATCTCACACTCACTAATAAGCTCAActtgcttgataacctagaatggatAAAAcgaaaaattaagtaaattatttcttgcttttaaacttttatattttaaatgtttGAACTCTAGGACCCAAAAATTTACTAAGGCATTAATTAATGGggagtgagtggagtcaaggtaagttTCTTGTTTTAAACTtactttcaaaataaaattttaaattttctgagtaTTTGCTAAATGTTTTTCtcaaaagctaagtgtttttcaaaaactttgtttttaaaaataacaATTATTGTCAAAAGTTTTTAAAGACAAATTCACTttcacttagctaagtatttttctaaCCTAGTTATTAATCAATTTATAAAggatgagattttttttaaaatttatgccAAATGTTTTTGAGCTAAACTTTTCAAGCTAAGGTCATTCATCACTTTATCATTTTTACTTTTACTCTCTCATtcttgatatatggcaaagggggagagtaggaagaaattcaaagaaaaattcataaattaaaagaaatcttttttaagggggagttttatatgtgcttatgctttatttatgcttgtgcttagttatgcttatctttattacattttttacttaactttgaatttcgattgtcataatcaaaaagggagagattgttgatgcggaaagcatccgagatcgaggagattgttgatgcggaaagcatccgagatcgaacctcagttttgataatggcaaaggaattcaaagttaagattaattaTTATCTAACGtacttgaatgagtgtttcaggaaagtcctaactgcggttaggtagatGAAAaccgtagggggtg
Coding sequences:
- the LOC122048800 gene encoding uncharacterized protein LOC122048800 yields the protein MATYKLPDLQADQTSSSTIYLFGDTRVPNNELNVIQAGWHMSTSLYNSSYPRFFTYLTSDGYETGCINLQCGTAGFVSTTNIYGPGSFIQQFSTYGGEQKYISILISRDNNTGNWWVTYNDELPLGYFPKELVPKMDDYADAMQMGGHVYSPSNVPSPPMGSGHPSNEGRNKAAYFIQVQFVDESNNLFALNENYIEAKVDIGDYYSISDNHYVDDKDKYVFAYGGAGGFK